A window of the Streptomyces albireticuli genome harbors these coding sequences:
- a CDS encoding ATP-dependent helicase has protein sequence MADDVAAGTAADATGDPAEGLAGFSPATRSWFTGAFTAPTAAQSGAWRAIGRGSDVLVVAPTGSGKTLAAFLASLDRLASTPPPAEPKKRCRVLYVSPLKALAVDVERNLRSPLTGIRQESVRLGLPEPEVRVGIRSGDTPPAERRALVNRPPDILITTPESLFLMLTSAARDALAGVETVILDEVHAVAGTKRGAHLALSLERLDTLLARPARRIGLSATVRPVDEVARYLSPQRKVEIVQPPSGKEFDLSVVVPVEDLGELGASPVQEGDAKEKPSIWPHVEERIADLVQAHRSTIVFANSRRLAERLCNRLNEIAYERATGEPLPEHHSPAELMAESGAARGAPPVLARAHHGSVSKEQRALVEEDLKAGRLPAVVATSSLELGIDMGAVDLVVQVESPPSVASGLQRVGRAGHQVGAVSTGVVFPKYRGDLVQAAVVTERMRAGAIEALRVPANPLDVLAQQIVAMVAVDTWEVTELLAVVRRAAPFAALPESAFTAVLDMLAGRYPSDAFAELRPRLVWDRVAGTLSGRPGAQRLAVTSGGTIPDRGLFGVFLAGAESGKGAKGGRRVGELDEEMVYESRVGDVFTLGTTSWRIEDITRDRVLVTPAPGVPGRLPFWKGDQLGRPLELGRALGAFLREVGGLAPEAARERLAAAGLDTWAADNVLAYLAEQRQACGHVPDDRTVVVERFRDELGDWRVVVHSPFGAQVHAPWALALGARLTERYGMDAQVMHADDGIVLRLPDADLMGLDLLDADPARQGAEYDAEQSPVGAADVAFDQGEVAQLVTDQVGGSALFAARFRECAARALLLPRRNPGKRTPLWQQRQRAAQLLQVAEEFGSFPIVLEAVRECLQDVFDVPGLTELMGDIEARRVRLVEVTTPEPSPFARSLLFGYVAQFLYEGDSPLAERRAAALSLDSRLLAELLGQAELRELLDPEVLAELERELQWLTDDRRAKDAEGVADLLRLLGPLTDAELAERGADPEWVRELAAARRALGVRVAGRDHWAAIEDAGRLRDALGTALPVGVPEAFTEPVKDPLGDLLARYARTHGPFTSAQAAARFGLGPAVTDGALQRLAANGRVVQGEFHPSGIGQEWCDAAVLRRLRRRSLAALRHELEPVPPTALAAFLPQWQHVGTHSLRGVDGLVRAVEQLQGAPVPASALEKLVLPSRVADFSPAMLDELTAAGEVVWAGAGALSGKDGWVSLLLADAAPLLLPEPHPLELSPVHRAVLDALSGGYGLFFRQIADRVRAESPESTDPQIADAVWDLAWSGRLTNDTLAPLRAYLGSGRTAGSTAHRAKRAVPRGRYGSFGARGGVPLRPTASRGGPPTVAGRWSLLPAHEPDPTHRAHALARTLLDRHGVVTRGAVAAEGVEGGFSAAYRVLSVFEESGQARRGYVVEGLGAAQFAMDGAVDRLRAVGSARERAGGGAFAEEPSGPSWEGPGSARKPARRRAVVLAAADPANAYGAALPWPEPPEGATHKPGRKAGSLVVLLDGALALYMERGGKTLLAWPEEEGGGALEADAGLREAAAALADAARAGALGTVTVERINGSPALSSPLGALLETAGFHATPRGLRLRAP, from the coding sequence ATGGCGGACGACGTGGCGGCCGGTACGGCGGCGGATGCGACGGGGGACCCGGCCGAGGGCCTCGCGGGGTTCTCCCCCGCGACGCGCTCCTGGTTCACGGGGGCGTTCACCGCGCCCACGGCCGCGCAGAGCGGCGCCTGGCGGGCGATCGGCCGGGGCTCCGACGTCCTGGTGGTGGCCCCTACGGGTTCGGGCAAGACCCTGGCCGCCTTCCTCGCCTCCCTGGACCGGCTGGCGAGCACCCCGCCACCCGCCGAGCCCAAGAAGCGCTGCCGGGTGCTCTATGTCTCCCCGCTCAAGGCCCTCGCCGTCGACGTCGAGCGGAATCTCCGCAGCCCGCTCACGGGGATCCGGCAGGAGTCCGTGCGGCTGGGCCTGCCCGAGCCCGAGGTCCGGGTGGGGATCCGGTCCGGCGACACCCCGCCGGCCGAGCGCCGGGCGCTGGTCAACCGCCCTCCGGACATCCTGATCACCACCCCGGAGTCCCTGTTCCTGATGCTCACGTCCGCCGCGCGCGACGCGCTCGCGGGGGTGGAGACGGTCATCCTGGACGAGGTGCACGCCGTCGCCGGCACCAAGCGGGGCGCACACCTCGCGCTCTCGCTGGAGCGCCTCGACACCCTGCTGGCGCGCCCGGCCCGGCGCATCGGCCTCTCCGCGACCGTCCGGCCGGTCGACGAGGTGGCCCGCTATCTGTCGCCGCAGCGCAAGGTCGAGATCGTCCAGCCGCCGTCCGGCAAGGAGTTCGACCTCTCGGTCGTCGTCCCCGTGGAGGACCTGGGAGAGCTCGGCGCCTCGCCCGTGCAGGAGGGCGACGCCAAGGAGAAGCCGTCGATCTGGCCGCACGTGGAGGAGCGGATCGCCGACCTCGTCCAGGCGCACCGCTCCACGATCGTGTTCGCCAACTCCCGCCGCCTCGCCGAGCGGCTGTGCAACCGGCTCAACGAGATCGCCTACGAGCGGGCCACCGGCGAGCCCCTGCCCGAGCACCACTCCCCCGCGGAGCTGATGGCCGAGTCCGGCGCGGCGCGGGGGGCTCCCCCGGTGCTGGCACGCGCCCACCACGGCTCGGTCTCCAAGGAGCAGCGGGCGCTGGTCGAGGAGGACCTGAAGGCCGGCCGGCTGCCGGCCGTCGTCGCCACCTCCAGCCTGGAGCTGGGCATCGACATGGGCGCGGTGGACCTGGTCGTCCAGGTCGAGTCGCCGCCCTCGGTGGCCTCCGGGCTCCAGCGGGTCGGCCGCGCCGGGCACCAGGTCGGCGCGGTCTCCACCGGCGTCGTCTTCCCCAAGTACCGCGGCGACCTGGTGCAGGCCGCCGTCGTGACGGAGCGGATGCGCGCGGGGGCCATCGAGGCGCTGCGGGTGCCCGCCAACCCCCTGGACGTCCTGGCCCAGCAGATCGTCGCCATGGTGGCGGTCGACACCTGGGAGGTGACGGAGCTGCTGGCCGTGGTGCGGCGCGCGGCCCCCTTCGCCGCGCTGCCCGAGTCCGCCTTCACGGCGGTGCTCGACATGCTCGCCGGGCGCTATCCGTCCGACGCCTTCGCGGAGCTGCGGCCGCGCCTGGTCTGGGACCGGGTGGCCGGCACGCTCAGCGGGCGCCCCGGGGCGCAGCGGCTCGCCGTCACCTCCGGCGGCACCATCCCCGACCGCGGCCTCTTCGGTGTGTTCCTGGCGGGCGCGGAGTCCGGGAAGGGCGCCAAGGGCGGCCGCCGGGTCGGCGAGCTGGACGAGGAGATGGTGTACGAGTCGCGGGTGGGCGACGTCTTCACCCTGGGCACCACCTCATGGCGGATCGAGGACATCACCCGCGACCGGGTCCTGGTCACCCCGGCGCCGGGGGTTCCCGGCCGGCTGCCGTTCTGGAAGGGCGACCAGCTGGGCCGCCCGCTCGAACTGGGCCGGGCGCTGGGCGCCTTCCTGCGGGAGGTCGGCGGCCTGGCGCCCGAGGCGGCCCGGGAGCGGCTCGCCGCGGCCGGTCTCGACACCTGGGCGGCGGACAACGTCCTGGCGTATCTCGCCGAGCAGCGCCAGGCCTGCGGCCATGTGCCCGACGACCGGACGGTCGTGGTGGAGCGCTTCCGTGACGAGCTGGGCGACTGGCGGGTCGTCGTCCACTCCCCCTTCGGCGCGCAGGTGCACGCCCCGTGGGCCCTGGCGCTCGGCGCCCGGCTCACCGAGCGGTACGGCATGGACGCCCAGGTGATGCACGCCGACGACGGCATCGTGCTGCGGTTGCCCGACGCCGATCTGATGGGCCTGGACCTGCTGGACGCCGACCCCGCCCGGCAGGGCGCGGAGTACGACGCGGAGCAGTCCCCCGTCGGGGCCGCCGATGTGGCCTTCGACCAGGGCGAGGTCGCCCAGCTGGTCACGGACCAGGTGGGCGGCTCGGCGCTGTTCGCCGCGCGGTTCCGGGAGTGCGCCGCCCGCGCCCTGCTGCTGCCCCGCCGCAACCCCGGCAAGCGCACCCCGCTGTGGCAGCAGCGCCAGCGGGCGGCCCAGCTGTTGCAGGTGGCCGAGGAGTTCGGCTCGTTCCCGATCGTCCTGGAGGCCGTCCGCGAGTGCCTCCAGGACGTCTTCGACGTCCCTGGTCTGACCGAGCTGATGGGCGACATCGAGGCCCGCCGCGTCCGGCTGGTGGAAGTGACCACGCCGGAGCCCTCGCCGTTCGCGCGCTCACTGCTGTTCGGCTACGTGGCCCAGTTCCTCTACGAGGGCGACTCCCCGCTCGCCGAGCGCCGGGCCGCCGCCCTCTCCCTGGACTCACGGCTCCTCGCCGAGCTGCTGGGCCAGGCGGAGCTGCGGGAGCTGCTCGACCCGGAGGTGCTGGCCGAGCTGGAGCGCGAGCTCCAGTGGCTGACCGACGACCGGCGGGCCAAGGACGCCGAGGGCGTCGCCGACCTGCTGCGCCTCCTCGGCCCGCTCACCGACGCCGAGCTGGCCGAGCGCGGCGCCGACCCGGAGTGGGTGCGGGAGCTGGCGGCCGCGCGCCGCGCGCTGGGCGTCCGCGTCGCCGGGCGGGACCACTGGGCGGCGATCGAGGACGCCGGACGGCTCCGCGACGCCCTGGGCACGGCCCTGCCCGTCGGCGTTCCGGAGGCCTTCACCGAGCCCGTCAAGGACCCGCTCGGCGATCTCCTCGCCCGCTACGCCCGGACCCACGGGCCCTTCACCTCGGCGCAGGCCGCCGCCCGCTTCGGGCTGGGGCCCGCGGTGACCGACGGGGCGCTCCAGCGCCTCGCGGCGAACGGCCGGGTCGTCCAGGGGGAGTTCCACCCCTCCGGCATCGGTCAGGAATGGTGCGACGCCGCCGTCCTGCGCAGGCTGCGCCGCCGCTCCCTCGCCGCGCTGCGGCACGAGCTGGAGCCGGTGCCGCCCACCGCGCTCGCCGCCTTCCTCCCGCAGTGGCAGCACGTCGGCACCCACAGTCTGCGCGGCGTCGACGGCCTGGTGCGCGCCGTCGAGCAGTTGCAGGGCGCGCCGGTCCCGGCCTCCGCCCTGGAGAAGTTGGTGCTGCCCTCGCGGGTGGCGGACTTCTCCCCGGCGATGCTCGACGAGCTCACGGCGGCGGGCGAGGTCGTCTGGGCGGGGGCGGGCGCGCTGTCCGGCAAGGACGGCTGGGTGTCGCTGCTGCTCGCCGACGCCGCGCCCCTGCTGCTGCCCGAACCGCATCCGCTGGAGCTCTCGCCCGTCCACCGCGCCGTGCTCGACGCCCTCTCGGGCGGGTACGGCCTGTTCTTCCGTCAGATCGCGGACCGGGTGCGCGCGGAGTCCCCCGAGAGCACGGATCCGCAGATCGCCGACGCCGTCTGGGACCTCGCCTGGTCCGGCCGGCTCACCAACGACACCCTCGCCCCGCTCCGCGCCTACCTGGGATCGGGCCGGACGGCGGGCTCCACGGCGCACCGCGCCAAGCGGGCGGTGCCCCGGGGGCGTTACGGCTCCTTCGGCGCCCGCGGCGGGGTGCCGCTGCGCCCCACCGCGTCCCGTGGCGGACCGCCCACGGTCGCGGGCCGCTGGTCGCTGCTGCCCGCGCACGAACCCGATCCCACGCACCGGGCCCACGCCCTGGCCCGTACGCTCCTCGATCGCCACGGCGTGGTGACCCGGGGCGCGGTGGCGGCCGAGGGCGTGGAGGGCGGTTTCTCCGCGGCCTACCGGGTGCTGTCCGTCTTCGAGGAGAGCGGGCAGGCCCGCCGGGGGTACGTCGTCGAGGGCCTGGGCGCCGCGCAGTTCGCCATGGACGGCGCGGTCGACCGGCTGCGGGCCGTCGGCTCGGCACGCGAGCGCGCGGGAGGCGGCGCGTTCGCCGAGGAGCCTTCCGGCCCCTCCTGGGAGGGGCCCGGGTCCGCGCGGAAGCCCGCCCGCCGGCGGGCCGTCGTCCTCGCCGCCGCCGACCCCGCCAACGCCTACGGTGCCGCCCTGCCCTGGCCCGAGCCGCCCGAGGGGGCGACCCACAAGCCCGGCCGCAAGGCGGGCTCCCTCGTGGTGCTCCTCGACGGGGCCCTCGCCCTGTACATGGAGCGCGGCGGCAAGACCCTTCTCGCCTGGCCGGAGGAGGAGGGCGGCGGGGCACTGGAGGCCGACGCCGGGCTCCGCGAGGCCGCTGCAGCCCTCGCCGACGCGGCCCGCGCCGGCGCCCTGGGCACCGTCACGGTCGAGCGGATCAACGGCTCCCCCGCGCTCTCCTCACCGCTGGGTGCCCTGCTGGAGACCGCGGGTTTCCACGCCACGCCGCGCGGGCTGCGCCTGCGGGCGCCCTGA
- a CDS encoding DNA-formamidopyrimidine glycosylase family protein: MPEGDTVWRTAQRLHGALAGEPLTRSDLRVPQLATADLTGRRVIEVVPRGKHLLTRVEGGLTLHSHLRMDGSWRVFAPGERWRGGPSHQIRAVLANAAHTAVGYRLPVLELLRTADEATAVGHLGPDLLGPDWDAAEALRRLLADPARPLGEAVLDQRNLAGIGNVYKSELCFLLRVSPWLPVAELPAPERLPALAKKLLEANKDRPTRTTTADPRRDHQLWVYGRAGRPCRRCGTALRTADQGKPGQERPTYWCPRCQPEHPAGPPG, encoded by the coding sequence ATGCCCGAAGGAGACACCGTCTGGCGCACGGCCCAGCGCCTCCACGGCGCGCTGGCGGGCGAGCCGCTCACCCGCAGCGACCTGCGCGTCCCCCAGCTCGCCACCGCCGACCTCACAGGTCGGCGCGTCATCGAGGTCGTGCCGCGGGGCAAGCATCTGCTGACCCGCGTCGAGGGCGGCCTCACCCTGCACTCGCACCTCAGGATGGACGGGTCCTGGCGCGTCTTCGCCCCGGGCGAGCGGTGGCGTGGCGGCCCGTCGCACCAGATCCGCGCCGTCCTCGCCAACGCCGCCCACACCGCCGTCGGCTACCGCCTGCCCGTCCTGGAGCTGCTGCGCACGGCGGACGAGGCCACGGCCGTCGGCCATCTCGGCCCCGACCTCCTCGGCCCCGACTGGGACGCCGCCGAGGCGCTGCGCCGCCTGCTCGCCGACCCCGCGCGCCCCCTCGGCGAGGCCGTGCTCGACCAGCGGAACCTCGCGGGCATCGGCAATGTCTACAAGTCGGAGCTCTGCTTCCTGCTCCGCGTCTCCCCCTGGCTGCCGGTGGCTGAGCTGCCCGCGCCCGAACGGCTGCCCGCCCTGGCCAAGAAGCTCCTGGAGGCCAACAAGGACCGGCCCACCCGCACCACCACGGCCGATCCCCGCAGGGACCACCAGCTGTGGGTCTACGGCCGCGCGGGGCGCCCCTGCCGCCGCTGCGGCACTGCTCTGCGCACCGCCGACCAGGGGAAGCCGGGGCAGGAACGCCCCACCTACTGGTGCCCCCGCTGCCAGCCGGAGCATCCCGCTGGGCCGCCCGGGTGA
- a CDS encoding Dps family protein — MSVVKSPLSEQDRKTVGDALQGALVDLVDLSLVAKQVHWTVVGPRFRSVHLQLDEVVASARIHADTVAERSSALGVAPDGRAETVAKTSGIDPVGDGWNKDTGAVQILVNALGAVITRMRERIQVTGDPDPVTQDILIGLTGDLEKHHWMFQAENA; from the coding sequence ATGTCTGTGGTGAAGAGCCCGCTGTCCGAGCAGGACCGTAAGACCGTCGGTGACGCCCTCCAGGGCGCCCTGGTCGACCTGGTCGATCTCTCGCTGGTGGCCAAGCAGGTTCACTGGACCGTGGTGGGGCCACGTTTCCGCTCGGTCCACCTCCAGCTCGACGAGGTCGTCGCGAGCGCGCGGATCCACGCCGACACCGTCGCCGAGCGCTCCTCCGCCCTCGGTGTGGCGCCGGACGGCAGGGCCGAGACGGTCGCGAAGACCAGCGGCATCGACCCGGTGGGCGACGGCTGGAACAAGGACACCGGAGCGGTGCAGATCCTGGTCAATGCGCTCGGTGCGGTTATCACTCGAATGCGTGAGCGTATTCAGGTCACCGGTGATCCGGACCCCGTCACGCAGGACATTCTGATCGGTCTGACGGGTGATCTGGAGAAGCATCACTGGATGTTCCAGGCGGAGAACGCCTGA
- a CDS encoding helix-turn-helix domain-containing protein gives MILLRRLLGDVLRRQRQRQGRTLREVSSSARVSLGYLSEVERGQKEASSELLSAICDALDVRMSEVMREVSDELSLAELAQSAAASEPVPAPMRPMFNSVSVTSVTGVPGERVTIKAPAEAVDVVAA, from the coding sequence ATGATTTTGCTCCGTCGCCTGCTGGGTGACGTGCTGCGTCGGCAGCGCCAGCGCCAGGGCCGCACTCTGCGCGAGGTCTCCTCTTCCGCCCGGGTCTCGCTCGGTTACCTCTCCGAGGTCGAGCGGGGGCAGAAAGAGGCGTCCTCCGAGCTTCTCTCCGCAATCTGCGACGCTCTGGACGTTCGGATGTCCGAGGTCATGCGTGAGGTGAGTGATGAATTGTCGCTCGCCGAGCTGGCGCAGTCGGCGGCGGCGAGCGAGCCGGTACCCGCGCCGATGCGGCCTATGTTCAATTCGGTGTCCGTGACGTCCGTGACGGGCGTGCCGGGGGAGCGAGTCACCATCAAGGCTCCCGCGGAGGCCGTGGATGTGGTCGCGGCCTGA
- a CDS encoding CinA family protein, which produces MSAVAGGADGEGAAAAVLRALVDGGRTVAAAESLTGGLVAAELTAVPGASRAVRGSVTAYATEVKREVLGVDGGLLAARGAVDGEVAGQMARGVRVLLGADWGVATTGVAGPDAQDGKPVGTVFVAAAGPAGATAVRELSLDGDRARIRAESVQAVLELLLGELTENVGAKDTEHNGGN; this is translated from the coding sequence ATGAGCGCGGTGGCGGGCGGTGCCGACGGTGAGGGCGCGGCGGCCGCGGTCCTGCGGGCCCTGGTCGACGGGGGCCGTACGGTGGCCGCCGCCGAGTCGCTGACCGGCGGCCTGGTGGCCGCCGAGCTGACCGCGGTGCCGGGCGCGTCCCGCGCGGTGCGCGGCTCGGTCACGGCGTACGCGACCGAGGTCAAGCGAGAGGTGCTGGGCGTGGACGGCGGGTTGCTCGCCGCCCGGGGCGCGGTCGACGGCGAGGTCGCCGGGCAGATGGCGCGGGGCGTGCGGGTGCTGCTCGGCGCCGACTGGGGGGTCGCCACCACCGGTGTCGCCGGGCCGGACGCACAGGACGGCAAGCCCGTCGGTACGGTCTTCGTCGCCGCGGCGGGGCCGGCCGGCGCGACGGCCGTGCGGGAGCTGTCCCTGGACGGCGACCGGGCGCGGATCCGGGCGGAAAGCGTACAAGCCGTGCTGGAACTGCTGCTGGGCGAACTGACAGAAAACGTGGGCGCAAAGGATACGGAACACAACGGGGGGAATTGA
- the pgsA gene encoding CDP-diacylglycerol--glycerol-3-phosphate 3-phosphatidyltransferase, with protein MTGVPASAAGGHAPATAVRPPAGLWNIANILTMIRLLLVPGFVLLMLHDGGSDPAWRSFAWAAFAIAMITDLFDGHLARMYNLVTDFGKIADPIADKAIMGAALICLSSLTLLPWWVTGVILFREVGITLMRFWVIKHGVIPASRGGKMKTLAQGVAVGMYILALTGPLATARFWVMAVAVTLTVLTGLDYVRQALVLRRAGLAAQRERVGREAVR; from the coding sequence ATGACCGGAGTCCCGGCCTCCGCCGCAGGAGGCCACGCCCCGGCGACGGCCGTGCGGCCCCCGGCCGGGCTGTGGAACATCGCCAACATCCTGACCATGATCCGGCTCCTCCTGGTGCCCGGGTTCGTCCTGCTGATGCTCCACGACGGCGGTTCCGACCCGGCCTGGCGATCCTTCGCCTGGGCCGCGTTCGCCATCGCCATGATCACGGACCTGTTCGACGGGCACCTGGCCCGGATGTACAACCTGGTCACCGACTTCGGCAAGATCGCCGACCCGATCGCGGACAAGGCGATCATGGGTGCGGCGCTGATCTGCCTGTCCTCGCTGACCCTCCTGCCGTGGTGGGTCACAGGCGTGATCCTCTTCCGTGAGGTCGGCATCACGCTGATGCGGTTCTGGGTGATCAAGCACGGGGTCATCCCGGCCAGCCGCGGCGGCAAGATGAAGACGCTCGCGCAGGGCGTGGCGGTGGGGATGTACATCCTGGCGCTGACCGGGCCGTTGGCCACTGCCCGCTTCTGGGTGATGGCGGTGGCCGTGACGTTGACCGTGCTCACCGGTCTCGACTACGTACGGCAGGCCCTCGTGCTGCGCCGGGCCGGCCTGGCCGCGCAGCGCGAGCGGGTGGGCCGGGAAGCCGTGCGATGA
- the rimO gene encoding 30S ribosomal protein S12 methylthiotransferase RimO — translation MPERRTVALVTLGCARNEVDSEELAGRLAADGWDLVEDAAEADVAVVNTCGFVEAAKKDSVDALLEANDLKDHGRTQAVVAVGCMAERYGKELAEALPEADGVLGFDDYADISDRLQTILSGGVHASHTPRDRRKLLPISPAERQGAGEAGKVALPGHAQDTPPADLPDGLAPASGPRAPLRRRLGTNPVASVKLASGCDRRCSFCAIPSFRGSFISRRPSDVLGETRWLAEQGVKEVMLVSENNTSYGKDLGDIRLLETLLPELAAVDGLERVRVSYLQPAEMRPGLIDVLTSTEKIAPYFDLSFQHSAPGVLRAMRRFGDTDRFLELLDQIRAKAPTAGARSNFIVGFPGETEADVAELERFLAGARLDAIGVFGYSDEDGTEAATYEDKLDPEVVAERLEQVSRLAEELTAQRAEERLGETMEVLVDRVDEEDGVIGRAAHQAPETDGQVMIRTDRTFAPGSMVVAKVVATEGVDLVAEPLGDGGCSEEARR, via the coding sequence ATGCCCGAACGCCGTACCGTCGCTCTTGTCACACTTGGCTGCGCCCGTAACGAGGTGGACTCGGAGGAGCTGGCAGGCCGCTTGGCGGCGGATGGCTGGGACCTCGTCGAGGACGCCGCCGAAGCCGATGTGGCCGTTGTCAACACCTGTGGCTTCGTCGAGGCCGCCAAGAAGGACTCCGTCGACGCCCTGCTCGAAGCCAATGACCTCAAGGACCACGGCCGTACCCAGGCCGTGGTCGCCGTCGGCTGCATGGCCGAGCGGTACGGCAAGGAGCTCGCCGAGGCGCTGCCCGAGGCCGACGGCGTGCTCGGCTTCGACGACTACGCCGACATCTCCGACCGGCTCCAGACCATCCTCTCCGGCGGCGTCCACGCCTCCCACACCCCCCGCGACCGGCGCAAGCTGCTGCCGATCAGCCCCGCCGAGCGCCAGGGCGCGGGCGAGGCCGGCAAGGTCGCCCTGCCCGGCCACGCGCAGGACACCCCGCCGGCCGACCTGCCGGACGGCCTCGCCCCGGCCTCCGGGCCCCGGGCGCCGCTGCGCCGCCGGCTGGGCACCAACCCGGTCGCCTCGGTGAAGCTGGCCTCCGGCTGCGACCGGCGCTGCTCCTTCTGCGCCATCCCCTCCTTCCGCGGGTCCTTCATCTCCCGCCGCCCCTCCGACGTGCTGGGCGAGACGCGCTGGCTCGCGGAGCAGGGCGTCAAGGAGGTCATGCTGGTCTCCGAGAACAACACCTCGTACGGCAAGGACCTCGGCGACATCCGGCTGCTGGAGACGCTGCTGCCGGAGCTGGCGGCCGTGGACGGCCTGGAGCGGGTCCGCGTCAGCTACCTCCAGCCGGCCGAGATGCGGCCCGGCCTGATCGACGTCCTGACGTCGACGGAGAAGATCGCCCCCTACTTCGACCTGTCCTTCCAGCACTCGGCGCCCGGCGTGCTGCGCGCGATGCGCCGCTTCGGCGACACCGACCGCTTCCTGGAGCTGCTCGACCAGATCCGCGCCAAGGCGCCGACGGCGGGTGCCCGCTCCAACTTCATCGTCGGCTTCCCCGGTGAGACCGAGGCGGACGTGGCGGAGCTGGAGCGCTTCCTCGCCGGCGCGCGGCTGGACGCGATCGGCGTCTTCGGCTACTCCGACGAGGACGGCACCGAGGCCGCCACCTACGAGGACAAGCTGGACCCCGAGGTGGTCGCGGAGCGGCTGGAGCAGGTCTCGCGGCTCGCCGAGGAGCTGACCGCGCAGCGCGCGGAGGAGCGGCTCGGAGAGACCATGGAAGTACTCGTCGACCGCGTCGACGAGGAGGACGGTGTGATCGGCCGGGCCGCCCACCAGGCACCCGAGACCGACGGTCAGGTCATGATCCGCACCGACAGGACGTTCGCGCCCGGCAGCATGGTCGTGGCCAAGGTGGTGGCGACCGAGGGCGTGGACCTCGTCGCCGAGCCCCTGGGTGACGGAGGCTGTTCCGAGGAGGCGCGCAGATGA
- a CDS encoding helix-turn-helix domain-containing protein translates to MSIGNSPADDTPADDRPSVGRALQQARIGAGLTVEEVSSSTRVRVPIVHAIEQDDFSRCGGHVYARGHIRVLARTVGLDPAPLLVQYAAEHGGRPSPTPAAPLFDAERIRPEPRRPNWTAAMVAAIVAVVGFVGFTLFNGGAKDSGGSVAADPATVKPSTAPSKKATPGKPADPKPEQSESAIAGVPANKVTVKLTADHGQTWMSAKDHNGKLLEEGVLKQGASKTFTDSKRIDLVLGNAGAVQLFVNGKEVKNLGDDGQVQRLSYTKGDPVEG, encoded by the coding sequence GTGTCCATCGGCAACTCTCCCGCGGACGACACTCCCGCGGACGACCGGCCGTCCGTCGGCCGGGCCCTCCAGCAGGCTCGTATCGGTGCGGGGCTGACCGTAGAAGAAGTCAGTTCGAGCACCCGCGTACGCGTGCCGATCGTCCACGCGATCGAGCAGGACGACTTCTCGCGCTGCGGTGGCCACGTGTACGCCCGAGGGCATATCCGCGTGCTGGCGCGGACCGTCGGACTGGACCCCGCCCCGCTGCTCGTGCAGTACGCCGCGGAGCACGGCGGGCGGCCCTCGCCGACCCCGGCGGCGCCGCTCTTCGACGCCGAGCGCATCCGCCCCGAGCCCCGGCGCCCCAACTGGACGGCCGCGATGGTCGCGGCGATCGTCGCCGTCGTGGGCTTCGTCGGCTTCACGCTCTTCAACGGCGGGGCCAAGGACTCGGGCGGCTCCGTCGCCGCGGACCCCGCCACCGTCAAGCCGTCCACGGCCCCGAGCAAGAAGGCCACCCCCGGCAAGCCCGCCGACCCCAAGCCCGAGCAGTCCGAGAGCGCCATCGCCGGCGTGCCGGCCAACAAGGTCACCGTCAAGCTCACCGCCGACCACGGCCAGACCTGGATGTCCGCCAAGGACCACAACGGCAAGCTGCTGGAGGAGGGCGTCCTCAAGCAGGGAGCCTCCAAGACCTTCACCGACAGCAAGCGGATCGACCTGGTCCTCGGCAACGCCGGAGCCGTACAGCTGTTCGTGAACGGCAAGGAGGTCAAGAACCTGGGCGACGACGGGCAGGTTCAGCGCCTGAGCTACACCAAGGGTGACCCGGTGGAGGGCTGA